A section of the Pseudomonas sp. FP453 genome encodes:
- a CDS encoding Wzz/FepE/Etk N-terminal domain-containing protein has product MNKIPPTIAHPASDEIDLFELVHGIWKQRVLVATCAAIAAILGIGYAMFAPQVYQASSVLRAVELNELDALNRSEVYPLSPADALSKVALQLDSYDTRLGFFKANAKLFETYQRPGQSQERSFDAFDRSLLSQVLPDPKNSNAPGTFIRLEMQYPQGSGGVAILNGFVDYAIARQRERVAADVKVIVNNRLAEVGRKIDAARENYENEKSTKIARLLESDGIKRGQLQDELSALREEMAKERSHRLARLAEAIAIARSVGITRPTTPSVMGAAALRGASQVTEVSQQTVPLFFMGTQVLEAERAVLQQRSSDDITNERVAEINRKLRLLEVNREVDALKARGNEDIFLQDVEWLRMETVRLRALNLDMDGLKVATIDRPAQEPLAPIKPRKAAVVALSVFAGLMLGVLVAMVRYFAGLRRVHPQGRQVPQQVG; this is encoded by the coding sequence GTGAACAAAATCCCCCCGACTATTGCGCATCCGGCCTCGGATGAGATTGATCTTTTTGAACTGGTCCATGGGATCTGGAAGCAACGCGTGCTGGTTGCCACGTGCGCAGCCATCGCGGCAATCCTGGGTATCGGTTACGCGATGTTTGCGCCTCAGGTGTACCAGGCCAGCAGTGTGCTGCGGGCGGTCGAGCTCAATGAGTTGGACGCGCTCAACCGTTCCGAGGTCTACCCACTGTCGCCGGCCGACGCATTGAGTAAAGTGGCGTTGCAACTGGACTCCTATGACACCCGGCTTGGGTTTTTCAAGGCCAATGCCAAGCTGTTCGAAACGTATCAACGCCCAGGGCAAAGCCAGGAACGAAGCTTCGACGCGTTTGATCGCAGCCTCCTCAGCCAGGTGTTGCCCGATCCGAAAAACAGCAATGCCCCCGGCACTTTTATACGCCTGGAAATGCAGTACCCCCAGGGCAGCGGCGGGGTGGCGATCCTCAATGGCTTCGTCGATTACGCAATTGCCCGCCAACGTGAGCGTGTTGCGGCTGACGTCAAGGTGATCGTCAACAATCGTCTCGCGGAGGTCGGCCGCAAGATCGATGCCGCCCGTGAAAACTATGAGAACGAAAAGTCCACGAAAATCGCCAGGTTGCTGGAGAGTGATGGCATCAAGCGTGGCCAATTGCAGGATGAACTCAGCGCCCTGCGCGAGGAGATGGCAAAGGAGCGCTCCCATCGCCTGGCGCGACTGGCTGAAGCCATTGCCATCGCCCGATCCGTCGGTATCACAAGGCCGACCACGCCCTCGGTAATGGGCGCGGCGGCATTGCGGGGGGCAAGCCAGGTGACGGAGGTTTCCCAGCAAACCGTGCCCTTGTTCTTCATGGGAACACAGGTGCTCGAAGCTGAGCGTGCGGTATTGCAGCAACGGAGCAGTGACGACATCACCAACGAGCGTGTTGCCGAAATCAACAGAAAGCTACGTTTGCTGGAGGTCAATCGTGAGGTTGACGCCCTGAAAGCGCGCGGCAACGAAGATATCTTCCTGCAGGATGTTGAATGGCTCCGCATGGAAACTGTCCGGTTGCGTGCGCTCAACCTTGACATGGACGGGTTGAAAGTGGCGACGATCGACCGCCCGGCCCAAGAACCATTGGCCCCGATCAAGCCCCGCAAGGCCGCAGTGGTGGCGTTGAGCGTGTTCGCTGGCTTGATGCTGGGCGTGCTGGTGGCGATGGTGCGATATTTTGCGGGCCTGCGTCGGGTTCATCCGCAAGGACGACAGGTGCCGCAACAAGTAGGCTGA
- a CDS encoding LexA family transcriptional regulator — MERHERIARAIKLSGKKKGEIATLCGVANSAVTQWISGESKSLRPENLYALAKATGFRAEWLGIGEGPEQDASESNVSMAAQPSQSFRYPVISWVSAGSWAEAVEPYPAGISDRYEFSEYNSKGPAFWLEVKGDSMTSPVGTSIAQGSLILVDTEVEATPGRLVVAKLPDSNEATFKKLVSDGGRLYLKPLNPGYPTEVFDENCRIVGVVVQATQKFL; from the coding sequence ATGGAAAGACACGAACGTATTGCCCGCGCTATCAAGCTCAGCGGTAAAAAAAAGGGAGAAATTGCGACGCTTTGCGGCGTAGCGAACTCTGCTGTCACTCAATGGATTTCTGGCGAGAGCAAAAGCCTCCGTCCGGAGAATCTTTACGCGCTCGCTAAGGCGACCGGATTCCGAGCGGAGTGGCTCGGCATTGGCGAAGGCCCGGAACAAGACGCATCGGAGTCCAACGTTTCAATGGCTGCGCAGCCTTCGCAAAGCTTTCGCTACCCGGTGATCAGTTGGGTGTCTGCTGGCTCCTGGGCGGAAGCAGTTGAGCCCTACCCTGCCGGGATCTCGGATCGTTACGAGTTTTCCGAGTACAACTCGAAAGGCCCTGCGTTTTGGCTTGAGGTTAAGGGCGACTCGATGACCTCACCGGTCGGCACGAGCATCGCCCAGGGCTCGCTGATACTGGTAGATACCGAAGTCGAAGCAACGCCGGGTAGGCTTGTCGTGGCCAAGCTGCCAGACAGCAACGAGGCAACCTTTAAGAAGCTAGTCAGTGATGGTGGGAGGCTCTACCTGAAGCCGCTGAACCCGGGATACCCGACTGAAGTTTTTGACGAGAATTGCCGAATCGTTGGCGTTGTTGTGCAGGCCACGCAGAAGTTTCTCTGA
- a CDS encoding fimbrial protein, giving the protein MTAAVTISFTYSSTSSAAICVFTTGKEFIANYASAPVALTIPRDAPVGTVVYEESVSVPPQGFSCPSSSPFIFALNPTLGSVTTGNTFPLGKTGLSIKVKNSLNGYLTAERMLKGSYLDVARTYTLEIIKSSEIASQQKVAAGNLGSHRYGDLDLVKINLVNPLILNASSCQTPDVSVQMGDDYYMYEFSNSGDAPRTIKFNIGLHQCQTGIQKVTYSLKATSQVIDQQQGIVALNASSTAKGIGLKLMNDAGQPIVLGETYQFTGFNTTSTNFNIPLSAAYQRLTDSTLEAGSANVSVTFIVSYL; this is encoded by the coding sequence ATGACTGCGGCAGTAACGATTTCCTTCACCTATTCATCTACTTCATCCGCAGCGATATGCGTGTTCACCACAGGGAAAGAGTTCATAGCTAACTACGCCAGTGCTCCAGTCGCTTTGACGATCCCTCGAGATGCTCCAGTAGGTACAGTGGTCTATGAAGAATCAGTCAGCGTTCCGCCCCAAGGTTTCAGCTGCCCGTCGTCGTCGCCCTTCATCTTCGCATTGAACCCAACGTTAGGTAGCGTTACCACGGGCAACACCTTTCCTCTAGGTAAAACTGGGCTATCCATTAAAGTTAAGAACTCCCTCAACGGTTACTTAACTGCAGAGAGAATGCTAAAAGGCAGCTATTTGGATGTCGCTAGGACCTACACTCTTGAAATCATCAAATCAAGTGAAATTGCATCACAACAAAAGGTTGCTGCGGGCAATTTAGGATCGCACCGATACGGTGATCTTGATCTGGTTAAAATCAACCTAGTCAACCCACTTATCTTGAACGCTTCATCTTGCCAGACCCCGGACGTGTCAGTTCAAATGGGAGATGATTATTATATGTATGAGTTTAGCAACTCTGGTGACGCACCTCGCACTATAAAATTTAATATAGGCCTTCACCAGTGTCAGACAGGCATCCAGAAGGTCACGTATTCCCTTAAAGCCACCTCTCAAGTCATTGATCAGCAGCAGGGCATCGTAGCGTTGAATGCCAGTTCGACCGCCAAAGGCATAGGACTGAAGCTAATGAACGACGCAGGACAACCTATCGTACTGGGCGAAACTTACCAATTTACCGGTTTCAACACCACCAGCACCAATTTTAACATACCGCTATCTGCTGCTTACCAGCGCCTGACCGACAGCACATTAGAGGCGGGCTCCGCTAATGTTTCAGTAACCTTCATAGTCAGTTATCTGTGA
- a CDS encoding TIGR03067 domain-containing protein: MSLNTDPDLQALQGIWEQTALEDSGVLNPVDAHSAPGAITTIAGDRFEVTTVSGDVLLAGRFFLDSTTTPKSITWIDSIGDDAGKQLPASYRLEKDEFVFIAADEHMPRPTRFSTGPGQTMRTFVRRLSA, from the coding sequence ATGTCACTTAATACAGATCCAGACCTGCAAGCACTGCAAGGCATCTGGGAACAAACCGCACTGGAAGACAGTGGCGTGCTCAACCCCGTCGATGCCCACAGCGCGCCCGGCGCCATCACGACGATTGCCGGTGATCGATTCGAAGTGACGACCGTCAGTGGCGACGTGTTGCTTGCCGGACGGTTTTTCCTGGACAGCACAACCACCCCCAAGAGCATCACCTGGATCGACAGTATCGGCGACGACGCTGGCAAACAGTTGCCTGCCAGCTATCGCCTGGAGAAGGACGAATTTGTGTTTATTGCCGCGGATGAGCATATGCCTCGCCCGACCCGATTCAGCACGGGCCCGGGCCAGACGATGCGCACGTTCGTACGCCGACTCAGCGCTTAG
- a CDS encoding MFS transporter, whose amino-acid sequence MTPHSDLRNTLSLDSLNFFLADVRDGLGPYLAIYLLAVHQWDPASIGVVMTLAGIAALISQGPAGALIDRTRRKRAVVAIAAVLVTASCLLLPFVSSFSLVALTQAASAVAASVFAPAISAISLGITGPRAFTRRTGRNETFNHAGNAAAALLAGGLAYLYGPVVVFYLMAAMALASVVAISCVSANAIDHDVARGFDPDHVTDHAQPSGMGVLLANRPLLVFAVCCALFHLANAAMLPLVSQKLAQINLHLATPLTSACIVAAQLVMVPVAWLVGIKADSWGRKPLLLAGFMILPLRGVLYTLSNDPYWLVAVQMLDGIGAGIFSALFPVIVKDLTQGTGRFNVSLGALSTAFGLGAALSSSLAGFVVQQAGYDAAFLTLAGVAAVALALLALAMPETLAKVPLARQTAVA is encoded by the coding sequence GTGACCCCACACTCAGACCTGCGTAACACCCTGTCCCTCGACAGCCTGAACTTCTTCCTGGCCGACGTGCGTGACGGCCTCGGCCCCTACCTGGCGATTTACCTGCTGGCGGTTCACCAATGGGACCCGGCCAGTATTGGCGTGGTCATGACCCTGGCCGGTATCGCTGCGCTGATCAGCCAAGGGCCGGCGGGCGCGCTGATCGATCGCACCCGGCGTAAACGCGCGGTGGTCGCGATTGCCGCCGTGCTGGTCACCGCCAGCTGCCTGCTGCTGCCTTTCGTCAGCTCATTCAGTCTGGTGGCCTTGACCCAGGCGGCCAGTGCAGTCGCTGCGTCGGTGTTCGCCCCGGCGATTTCAGCGATTTCCCTGGGCATCACCGGGCCCCGCGCGTTTACCCGGCGCACCGGGCGCAACGAGACCTTCAACCACGCCGGCAACGCCGCCGCTGCGTTGCTGGCCGGCGGCCTGGCGTATCTGTACGGACCGGTGGTGGTGTTCTACCTGATGGCGGCCATGGCGCTGGCCAGTGTGGTGGCGATCAGTTGCGTGTCGGCCAACGCCATCGACCATGACGTCGCCCGCGGCTTCGACCCCGACCACGTCACCGACCATGCGCAACCCTCCGGCATGGGCGTATTGCTCGCTAATCGCCCCCTGCTGGTATTCGCCGTCTGCTGCGCACTGTTCCACCTGGCCAATGCCGCGATGCTGCCGCTGGTCAGCCAGAAACTGGCGCAAATCAACCTGCACCTGGCCACACCGCTGACCTCGGCGTGCATCGTCGCCGCGCAACTGGTGATGGTGCCAGTGGCCTGGCTGGTGGGCATCAAGGCGGATAGCTGGGGGCGCAAACCGCTGTTGCTCGCAGGTTTCATGATCCTGCCGTTGCGTGGCGTGCTGTATACCCTGTCCAACGACCCCTACTGGCTGGTTGCGGTGCAAATGCTCGACGGCATCGGTGCGGGTATCTTCAGCGCACTGTTCCCGGTGATCGTCAAAGACCTGACCCAAGGCACCGGCCGCTTCAATGTCAGCCTGGGCGCCCTCTCCACCGCCTTTGGCCTGGGCGCGGCACTGAGCAGCAGCCTGGCAGGGTTTGTCGTGCAACAGGCTGGATATGACGCGGCGTTCCTGACGTTGGCGGGTGTGGCAGCCGTGGCATTGGCGCTGTTGGCGTTGGCGATGCCGGAGACGCTGGCAAAAGTGCCGCTCGCACGTCAAACAGCGGTGGCCTGA
- a CDS encoding fasciclin domain-containing protein — translation MHAFYRKLAAAACFTILSVTATLSFAADTVMVGGAAMYPSKTIVENAVNSKDHTTLVAAVKAAGLVDTLNSKGPFTVFAPTNEAFAKLPAGTVDALVKPEHKADLTKILTYHVVPGTHTSAQLMSDAKKNGGTVVLKTVQGESLNIKLHDGKLWVVDAKGGKAGISIADVMQSNGVIHVVDSVLMP, via the coding sequence ATGCACGCTTTTTACAGAAAACTTGCTGCAGCAGCCTGCTTCACGATTCTCTCCGTCACCGCCACGCTCAGCTTTGCCGCCGATACAGTGATGGTCGGAGGTGCCGCGATGTACCCCAGCAAAACCATCGTCGAGAACGCGGTCAACTCGAAGGACCACACCACACTCGTAGCAGCAGTCAAAGCTGCCGGGCTGGTTGATACGCTCAATAGCAAAGGCCCTTTCACCGTATTCGCTCCCACCAATGAAGCCTTTGCCAAGTTGCCCGCAGGGACCGTCGATGCTCTGGTCAAGCCTGAGCACAAAGCCGACCTGACTAAAATCCTGACCTACCATGTTGTCCCTGGCACTCACACATCGGCACAACTAATGTCCGACGCCAAAAAGAACGGCGGCACTGTTGTGTTGAAAACAGTTCAAGGTGAGTCGCTGAATATCAAGCTGCATGACGGCAAGCTTTGGGTGGTAGATGCCAAAGGCGGCAAGGCTGGCATCAGCATCGCAGACGTGATGCAGTCCAACGGCGTGATCCACGTTGTAGATTCGGTCTTGATGCCTTAA
- a CDS encoding Rha family transcriptional regulator: MSSREIAELTGKRHDNVKRTIDSLAADKVITFPQIEENPGALGRPGTHYLIGKRDSFVVVAQLSPEFTAALVDRWQELEAQADKPQQLSTLEILNIAVESEKARLLLTAQVEQQATKIHSLENLFKDPSTHSAVCVPIQDYRTDGQDTSAIQYTPIVSSGGVIVHFGCPTTSTGPVGGPTAQRLLVMRFR; the protein is encoded by the coding sequence ATGTCATCTCGGGAAATCGCCGAGCTGACCGGAAAACGCCATGACAACGTTAAGCGAACCATAGATTCGTTGGCGGCTGACAAGGTAATTACTTTTCCTCAAATTGAGGAAAACCCTGGAGCCCTCGGTCGGCCAGGGACGCACTACCTGATTGGCAAGCGAGATAGCTTCGTAGTCGTCGCCCAGCTCAGTCCCGAGTTCACGGCCGCGCTTGTGGACCGCTGGCAGGAACTTGAAGCGCAAGCAGACAAACCTCAGCAACTCTCCACCCTCGAAATCCTGAATATTGCCGTGGAGTCTGAAAAGGCCCGATTGCTGCTCACCGCCCAGGTCGAGCAGCAGGCCACCAAAATCCATTCCCTGGAGAACCTGTTCAAGGATCCGAGTACGCACTCTGCTGTATGTGTGCCAATCCAAGACTACAGAACAGATGGGCAAGATACCTCAGCAATCCAATACACCCCTATAGTTTCTTCCGGTGGAGTTATTGTTCATTTCGGCTGCCCAACGACATCTACCGGGCCTGTGGGTGGACCCACTGCGCAGAGGCTTCTCGTTATGAGGTTCAGATAA
- a CDS encoding Cro/CI family transcriptional regulator — protein sequence MKTDEVAEFFGSKTKLALALGIRPSAVTMWGETIPESRQYQIQVLSKGKFKAAKKIQAA from the coding sequence ATGAAGACTGATGAAGTCGCCGAATTCTTCGGTAGTAAGACAAAGCTGGCACTGGCTCTGGGCATTCGTCCGAGCGCCGTGACCATGTGGGGAGAAACGATCCCTGAATCCCGACAGTACCAGATTCAGGTCCTCTCCAAGGGCAAGTTCAAGGCGGCAAAGAAGATCCAGGCCGCTTGA
- a CDS encoding GNAT family N-acetyltransferase, translated as MMDRLIYRAPQPFDVQRLFTIYSDPQTNLFNPAGPMTDLVSAQDLLGRWIEHWNKHLYGVWAIARSDAPEHVIGFGGISLHDYLTEQRVNLGYRFAVEAWGQGYATQLGRDALTYAFEQLYLSEVYGLVRPDHMASIRVLEKIGMQPYGQLDDVPGKAPSLVFKAQRSTST; from the coding sequence ATGATGGATCGCCTGATTTATAGAGCGCCGCAACCATTTGATGTACAACGGCTATTCACTATTTACAGCGACCCCCAAACCAACCTGTTCAACCCGGCAGGCCCAATGACTGATCTTGTCAGCGCACAGGATTTGCTGGGTCGCTGGATCGAGCATTGGAACAAGCATCTATACGGCGTGTGGGCTATTGCAAGGAGCGATGCGCCGGAGCACGTCATAGGGTTCGGCGGCATTTCCCTGCACGATTACTTGACTGAACAGCGCGTCAATCTGGGTTATCGCTTCGCGGTCGAAGCGTGGGGTCAGGGTTACGCAACCCAGTTAGGACGAGATGCGCTTACATATGCATTTGAACAGCTTTACTTGTCCGAAGTGTACGGGCTAGTCAGACCAGATCATATGGCTTCTATCCGGGTGTTAGAGAAGATCGGCATGCAACCCTATGGACAGTTGGATGATGTCCCAGGTAAAGCGCCGAGTTTGGTGTTCAAGGCGCAGCGGAGCACGTCTACCTAG
- a CDS encoding fimbrial protein yields the protein MQLLKIGTIKNGAKIPAGILGYIQVEGFVQPMAMVLTKEISIASPACQASASPVRMGTDYRLDEFDKAGATPRIIKFNINLSQCESGINKVTYSLQSTSSSQAIDWQKGIVGLSSNPKSAKGVALQLMNEVGQPIALNTTYPFNGFTPNGKSFNIPLSAAYYRLPNGKLEAGIADASVTFIVNYL from the coding sequence ATGCAGCTACTGAAAATAGGCACCATAAAAAACGGCGCAAAAATACCAGCTGGGATTTTGGGTTATATCCAAGTAGAAGGTTTTGTACAGCCAATGGCGATGGTATTAACCAAAGAGATTTCGATAGCGTCCCCCGCGTGCCAAGCCTCAGCATCACCTGTCCGAATGGGCACCGACTACCGACTAGATGAGTTCGACAAGGCTGGCGCCACCCCTCGGATCATCAAATTCAACATTAATCTCAGTCAGTGCGAAAGCGGGATTAACAAAGTAACCTACTCGCTACAATCCACATCAAGCTCCCAAGCTATCGACTGGCAAAAGGGGATTGTGGGATTAAGCAGCAATCCGAAGTCAGCGAAAGGCGTAGCCTTACAACTAATGAATGAGGTAGGCCAACCCATCGCACTGAACACCACCTATCCATTTAACGGATTCACGCCAAATGGCAAAAGCTTCAACATACCGCTATCAGCTGCATACTACCGCTTGCCCAATGGCAAGCTAGAAGCTGGTATCGCAGACGCGTCAGTAACGTTTATAGTGAATTATTTGTAG
- the lpxO gene encoding lipid A hydroxylase LpxO: MKLFIVVLYVASIAYVHLRGRVRHTLGRQLSDHSTFLAPINCFLYLFSKLPSRPYLAPSDFPDLSPLQEHWEEIRQEGQNLMRAGAIKRSDQYNDVGFNSFFKSGWKRFYLKWYGDSHPSAMKLCPRTTELVQGIGSIKAAMFAELPPGSKLVRHRDPYAGSYRYHLGLDTPNDAACYINVDGERYAWRDGEAVMFDETYIHYAENATQHNRIILFCDIERPMKYRWAAAFNRWFSRNVMAAAGSPNDAGDKTGGLNRAFTRLYKIRLRGKALKKRNRTRYYLEKWAIFAALAAIFLLI, encoded by the coding sequence GTGAAACTTTTTATTGTTGTTCTCTACGTTGCTTCCATTGCGTATGTGCATTTGCGTGGTCGGGTGCGCCACACACTGGGCCGCCAATTGAGCGACCACTCCACCTTCCTGGCACCGATCAACTGCTTTCTCTATCTGTTCTCCAAGCTGCCCAGCCGACCCTATCTGGCCCCCAGCGACTTCCCAGACCTCAGCCCATTGCAGGAACACTGGGAAGAAATTCGCCAGGAAGGGCAGAACCTGATGCGTGCCGGCGCAATCAAGCGCTCGGACCAGTACAACGACGTGGGTTTCAACTCGTTCTTCAAGTCGGGCTGGAAGCGCTTCTACCTCAAGTGGTACGGCGACAGCCATCCCTCGGCAATGAAACTGTGCCCGCGCACCACTGAATTGGTGCAGGGCATCGGCTCGATCAAGGCCGCGATGTTCGCCGAGCTGCCACCAGGCTCCAAGCTGGTGCGCCATCGCGACCCCTACGCCGGCTCCTACCGTTACCACCTTGGGTTGGATACGCCCAACGATGCGGCCTGCTATATCAACGTCGATGGCGAGCGCTACGCCTGGCGCGATGGCGAGGCGGTGATGTTTGACGAGACCTATATCCATTACGCCGAAAACGCCACGCAGCACAACCGCATCATATTGTTCTGCGATATCGAACGGCCTATGAAATACCGCTGGGCGGCGGCCTTCAACCGCTGGTTCAGCCGCAACGTGATGGCGGCGGCGGGCTCGCCGAATGACGCGGGCGACAAGACCGGAGGGCTGAACCGCGCCTTTACCCGGCTGTACAAGATTCGCCTGCGCGGCAAGGCGCTGAAGAAGCGCAACCGCACGCGTTATTACCTGGAGAAGTGGGCGATCTTTGCGGCATTGGCGGCCATTTTCCTGTTGATCTGA